The following are encoded together in the Natator depressus isolate rNatDep1 chromosome 10, rNatDep2.hap1, whole genome shotgun sequence genome:
- the IQCE gene encoding IQ domain-containing protein E isoform X3, with translation MKQKKKTSHKPPKSPKSPYISSTYLYPKKAAVWRSLKGTGRSLKENPMVKTPRQMWLGSLKQAGMSQPLKSDFDVTQARTNLSSSTPEYLKEALGMKKPKHARSSSNGYIPGTPDYKEKEDMYDEIIELKKTIQAQKSEGDRMKTKIRRLEEENNRKDRQIEQLLDPSRGSDFAQTLAEKNNTKWVINGLKQKILKLEQQCKERDNTINKFQTHVKTTNLEEMRIAMETYYEEVHLIHRLQTLLAKSEDVGKKSVPENRESQKQLKVLNAAVLRLSKNIKELQDENKSLKADLDQVLSSSPASSKTKNYNEWSRQRLVRRISELEKEVHEMENNRLQSSANDTSPLPALPPSASVQLDQPATQEPDPLEECQRLRGLVKKLKGDRSALQNQLASKYSEVKQLQQAKTELERELQEMEKEKSEKEETLREEIQSLTQKVRELEVELHEDKRQTVDDTMETPNKPSFACFQEGKEDNRKEQAAKLIQSQWKAYRNKKEEIALDQAAVVIQAAFRGHLARQKLLLSNTLGRKSPTVHSLGNKGPNMSHGSSSLSLSSDFKEEEEVVTFIQSVFRAHLARKGQHEERPSVSGASSERTFPAVSNRKKKQISPALSKPFPSAFTSTSPDDEDNEVTSEEVVEELTAEGRERRSRERKLSSLQPSSVMSSQNQLQPTLSPHSDEAHSDDSDDSVVSPSLLVKKNYSHF, from the exons AATCTCCATATATCTCCAGCACATACCTGTATCCTAAAAAGGCTGCAGTTTGGAGGTCCTTGAAGGGAACAGGGAGGTCCTTGAAGGAGAACCCAATGGTTAAAACACCAAGGCAGATGTGGCTAGGATCTCTGAAGCAAG CTGGTATGAGCCAGCCCCTGAAATCAGACTTTGATGTGACGCAGGCACGGACTAACCTTTCCAGCAGCACTCCAGAATATCTAAAGGAAGCTCTAGGCATGAAAAAGCCAAAGCATGCTCGTTCTTCTAGCAATG GCTACATCCCTGGAACACCTGActacaaagaaaaggaagataTGTATGATGAGATTATTGAACTGAAAAAG aCAATACAGGCTCAGAAAAGCGAGGGGGATCGGATGAAAACAAAGATCCGACGACTGGAGGAGGAGAATAACAGGAAGGATCGACAAATTGAGCAGCTGTTGGATCCTTCCAGA GGCTCTGATTTTGCCCAGACTTTGGCGGAGAAGAACAATACTAAATGG GTAATCAATGGACTGAAGCAGAAGATTCTCAAGCTGGAACAGCAATGCAAAGAGAGAGACAACACTATCAA CAAATTCCAGACACATGTGAAGACCACTAATTTGGAAGAGATGAGGATTGCTATGGAGACCTACTATGAGGAGGTACATCTG ATTCATCGTCTCCAAACTCTGCTGGCAAAATCTGAAGATGTGGGGAAAAA ATCCGTTCCAGAGAACAGAGAATCCCAGAAACAGCTGAAGGTGCTGAATGCTGCTGTTCTGCGATTATCCAAGAACATCAAGGAGCTACAGGATGAAAATAAGAGCCTGAAAGCAGATCTAGACCAAGTGCTGAGCAGTTCCCCTGCTTCCAGCAAAACAAAAA ATTACAATGAGTGGAGCAGACAGAGGCTGGTGAGACGGATTTCAGAACTGGAAAAA GAAGTACATGAGATGGAGAACAACAGATTGCAGTCATCAGCTAATGATACATCACCACTGCCTGCTCTGCCACCTTCAGCTTCTGTACAGCTGGATCAGCCAGCCACTCAAGAACCTGATCCCCTTGAAGAATGTCAGCGTCTCCGAGGGTTGGTGAAGAAACTGAAAGGTGATAGGAGTGCACTTCAAAATCAACTGGCCAGTAAATA TTCAGAGGTGAAGCAATTACAGCAAGCAAAGACTGAATTGGAGAGGGAGCTGCAGGAGATGGAGAAAGAAAAGAGTGAAAAAGAGGAGACTTTGAG GGAGGAAATCCAGAGTCTTACACAGAAAGTGAGAGAACTGGAGGTGGAACTACATGAAGACAAGAGACAAACTGTAGATGATACCATGGAAACGCCAAACAAG CCTTCATTTGCCTGCTTTCAAGAGGGCAAAGAAGACAACAGGAAGGAGCAAGCAGCCAAACTCATCCAGAGCCAGTGGAAGGCATACAGAAACAAG AAAGAAGAAATTGCTCTGGATCAG GCGGCTGTTGTGATTCAGGCAGCTTTCAGAGGACATTTAGCTCGGCAGAAATTGTTATTGAGTAACACACTCGGTCGAAAATCTCCCACCGTGCATAGCCTTGGAAATAAG GGCCCCAACATGTCTCACGGGTCCAGCTCTTTGAGCTTGTCTTCTGACttcaaggaggaagaagaggttgTGACATTCATCCAATCAGTTTTCAGGGCTCACTTAGCACGTAAAGGACAGCATGAGGAAAG GCCCTCTGTCTCCGGAGCTTCAAGTGAAAGAACATTCCCTGCTGTTTCCAATAGGAAGAAGAAACAAATCTCACCAGCACTCAGCAAACCTTTCCCTTCAGCCTTCACATCAACCTCTCCTG ATGATGAAGACAATGAAGTGACCAGTGAAGAAGTTGTGGAAGAACTTACTgctgaagggagagagaggagatcaAGGGAACGCAAACTTTCCTCCTTGCAGCCCTCTTCTG TCATGTCCTCCCAGAACCAGTTGCAGCCCACACTCTCTCCGCATTCGGATGAGGCTCACTCAGACGATTCGGATGATAGTGTAGTCTCTCCATCGCTGCTGGTGAAGAAAAATTACTCCCACTTCTAG
- the IQCE gene encoding IQ domain-containing protein E isoform X2: MSLATSEAATEGELGDDSLSAVTYESDTEMKQKKKTSHKPPKSPKSPYISSTYLYPKKAAVWRSLKGTGRSLKENPMVKTPRQMWLGSLKQAGMSQPLKSDFDVTQARTNLSSSTPEYLKEALGMKKPKHARSSSNGYIPGTPDYKEKEDMYDEIIELKKTIQAQKSEGDRMKTKIRRLEEENNRKDRQIEQLLDPSRGSDFAQTLAEKNNTKWVINGLKQKILKLEQQCKERDNTINKFQTHVKTTNLEEMRIAMETYYEEIHRLQTLLAKSEDVGKKSVPENRESQKQLKVLNAAVLRLSKNIKELQDENKSLKADLDQVLSSSPASSKTKNYNEWSRQRLVRRISELEKEVHEMENNRLQSSANDTSPLPALPPSASVQLDQPATQEPDPLEECQRLRGLVKKLKGDRSALQNQLASKYSEVKQLQQAKTELERELQEMEKEKSEKEETLREEIQSLTQKVRELEVELHEDKRQTVDDTMETPNKPSFACFQEGKEDNRKEQAAKLIQSQWKAYRNKKEEIALDQAAVVIQAAFRGHLARQKLLLSNTLGRKSPTVHSLGNKGPNMSHGSSSLSLSSDFKEEEEVVTFIQSVFRAHLARKGQHEERPSVSGASSERTFPAVSNRKKKQISPALSKPFPSAFTSTSPDDEDNEVTSEEVVEELTAEGRERRSRERKLSSLQPSSVMSSQNQLQPTLSPHSDEAHSDDSDDSVVSPSLLVKKNYSHF; the protein is encoded by the exons AATCTCCATATATCTCCAGCACATACCTGTATCCTAAAAAGGCTGCAGTTTGGAGGTCCTTGAAGGGAACAGGGAGGTCCTTGAAGGAGAACCCAATGGTTAAAACACCAAGGCAGATGTGGCTAGGATCTCTGAAGCAAG CTGGTATGAGCCAGCCCCTGAAATCAGACTTTGATGTGACGCAGGCACGGACTAACCTTTCCAGCAGCACTCCAGAATATCTAAAGGAAGCTCTAGGCATGAAAAAGCCAAAGCATGCTCGTTCTTCTAGCAATG GCTACATCCCTGGAACACCTGActacaaagaaaaggaagataTGTATGATGAGATTATTGAACTGAAAAAG aCAATACAGGCTCAGAAAAGCGAGGGGGATCGGATGAAAACAAAGATCCGACGACTGGAGGAGGAGAATAACAGGAAGGATCGACAAATTGAGCAGCTGTTGGATCCTTCCAGA GGCTCTGATTTTGCCCAGACTTTGGCGGAGAAGAACAATACTAAATGG GTAATCAATGGACTGAAGCAGAAGATTCTCAAGCTGGAACAGCAATGCAAAGAGAGAGACAACACTATCAA CAAATTCCAGACACATGTGAAGACCACTAATTTGGAAGAGATGAGGATTGCTATGGAGACCTACTATGAGGAG ATTCATCGTCTCCAAACTCTGCTGGCAAAATCTGAAGATGTGGGGAAAAA ATCCGTTCCAGAGAACAGAGAATCCCAGAAACAGCTGAAGGTGCTGAATGCTGCTGTTCTGCGATTATCCAAGAACATCAAGGAGCTACAGGATGAAAATAAGAGCCTGAAAGCAGATCTAGACCAAGTGCTGAGCAGTTCCCCTGCTTCCAGCAAAACAAAAA ATTACAATGAGTGGAGCAGACAGAGGCTGGTGAGACGGATTTCAGAACTGGAAAAA GAAGTACATGAGATGGAGAACAACAGATTGCAGTCATCAGCTAATGATACATCACCACTGCCTGCTCTGCCACCTTCAGCTTCTGTACAGCTGGATCAGCCAGCCACTCAAGAACCTGATCCCCTTGAAGAATGTCAGCGTCTCCGAGGGTTGGTGAAGAAACTGAAAGGTGATAGGAGTGCACTTCAAAATCAACTGGCCAGTAAATA TTCAGAGGTGAAGCAATTACAGCAAGCAAAGACTGAATTGGAGAGGGAGCTGCAGGAGATGGAGAAAGAAAAGAGTGAAAAAGAGGAGACTTTGAG GGAGGAAATCCAGAGTCTTACACAGAAAGTGAGAGAACTGGAGGTGGAACTACATGAAGACAAGAGACAAACTGTAGATGATACCATGGAAACGCCAAACAAG CCTTCATTTGCCTGCTTTCAAGAGGGCAAAGAAGACAACAGGAAGGAGCAAGCAGCCAAACTCATCCAGAGCCAGTGGAAGGCATACAGAAACAAG AAAGAAGAAATTGCTCTGGATCAG GCGGCTGTTGTGATTCAGGCAGCTTTCAGAGGACATTTAGCTCGGCAGAAATTGTTATTGAGTAACACACTCGGTCGAAAATCTCCCACCGTGCATAGCCTTGGAAATAAG GGCCCCAACATGTCTCACGGGTCCAGCTCTTTGAGCTTGTCTTCTGACttcaaggaggaagaagaggttgTGACATTCATCCAATCAGTTTTCAGGGCTCACTTAGCACGTAAAGGACAGCATGAGGAAAG GCCCTCTGTCTCCGGAGCTTCAAGTGAAAGAACATTCCCTGCTGTTTCCAATAGGAAGAAGAAACAAATCTCACCAGCACTCAGCAAACCTTTCCCTTCAGCCTTCACATCAACCTCTCCTG ATGATGAAGACAATGAAGTGACCAGTGAAGAAGTTGTGGAAGAACTTACTgctgaagggagagagaggagatcaAGGGAACGCAAACTTTCCTCCTTGCAGCCCTCTTCTG TCATGTCCTCCCAGAACCAGTTGCAGCCCACACTCTCTCCGCATTCGGATGAGGCTCACTCAGACGATTCGGATGATAGTGTAGTCTCTCCATCGCTGCTGGTGAAGAAAAATTACTCCCACTTCTAG
- the IQCE gene encoding IQ domain-containing protein E isoform X4, with translation MSLATSEAATEGELGDDSLSAVTYESDTEMKQKKKTSHKPPKSPKSPYISSTYLYPKKAAVWRSLKGTGRSLKENPMVKTPRQMWLGSLKQAGMSQPLKSDFDVTQARTNLSSSTPEYLKEALGMKKPKHARSSSNGYIPGTPDYKEKEDMYDEIIELKKTIQAQKSEGDRMKTKIRRLEEENNRKDRQIEQLLDPSRGSDFAQTLAEKNNTKWVINGLKQKILKLEQQCKERDNTINKFQTHVKTTNLEEMRIAMETYYEEVHLIHRLQTLLAKSEDVGKKSVPENRESQKQLKVLNAAVLRLSKNIKELQDENKSLKADLDQVLSSSPASSKTKNYNEWSRQRLVRRISELEKEVHEMENNRLQSSANDTSPLPALPPSASVQLDQPATQEPDPLEECQRLRGLVKKLKGDRSALQNQLASKYSEVKQLQQAKTELERELQEMEKEKSEKEETLREEIQSLTQKVRELEVELHEDKRQTVDDTMETPNKPSFACFQEGKEDNRKEQAAKLIQSQWKAYRNKKEEIALDQAAVVIQAAFRGHLARQKLLLSNTLGRKSPTVHSLGNKGPNMSHGSSSLSLSSDFKEEEEVVTFIQSVFRAHLARKGQHEERPSVSGASSERTFPAVSNRKKKQISPALSKPFPSAFTSTSPDDEDNEVTSEEVVEELTAEGRERRSRERKLSSLQPSSG, from the exons AATCTCCATATATCTCCAGCACATACCTGTATCCTAAAAAGGCTGCAGTTTGGAGGTCCTTGAAGGGAACAGGGAGGTCCTTGAAGGAGAACCCAATGGTTAAAACACCAAGGCAGATGTGGCTAGGATCTCTGAAGCAAG CTGGTATGAGCCAGCCCCTGAAATCAGACTTTGATGTGACGCAGGCACGGACTAACCTTTCCAGCAGCACTCCAGAATATCTAAAGGAAGCTCTAGGCATGAAAAAGCCAAAGCATGCTCGTTCTTCTAGCAATG GCTACATCCCTGGAACACCTGActacaaagaaaaggaagataTGTATGATGAGATTATTGAACTGAAAAAG aCAATACAGGCTCAGAAAAGCGAGGGGGATCGGATGAAAACAAAGATCCGACGACTGGAGGAGGAGAATAACAGGAAGGATCGACAAATTGAGCAGCTGTTGGATCCTTCCAGA GGCTCTGATTTTGCCCAGACTTTGGCGGAGAAGAACAATACTAAATGG GTAATCAATGGACTGAAGCAGAAGATTCTCAAGCTGGAACAGCAATGCAAAGAGAGAGACAACACTATCAA CAAATTCCAGACACATGTGAAGACCACTAATTTGGAAGAGATGAGGATTGCTATGGAGACCTACTATGAGGAGGTACATCTG ATTCATCGTCTCCAAACTCTGCTGGCAAAATCTGAAGATGTGGGGAAAAA ATCCGTTCCAGAGAACAGAGAATCCCAGAAACAGCTGAAGGTGCTGAATGCTGCTGTTCTGCGATTATCCAAGAACATCAAGGAGCTACAGGATGAAAATAAGAGCCTGAAAGCAGATCTAGACCAAGTGCTGAGCAGTTCCCCTGCTTCCAGCAAAACAAAAA ATTACAATGAGTGGAGCAGACAGAGGCTGGTGAGACGGATTTCAGAACTGGAAAAA GAAGTACATGAGATGGAGAACAACAGATTGCAGTCATCAGCTAATGATACATCACCACTGCCTGCTCTGCCACCTTCAGCTTCTGTACAGCTGGATCAGCCAGCCACTCAAGAACCTGATCCCCTTGAAGAATGTCAGCGTCTCCGAGGGTTGGTGAAGAAACTGAAAGGTGATAGGAGTGCACTTCAAAATCAACTGGCCAGTAAATA TTCAGAGGTGAAGCAATTACAGCAAGCAAAGACTGAATTGGAGAGGGAGCTGCAGGAGATGGAGAAAGAAAAGAGTGAAAAAGAGGAGACTTTGAG GGAGGAAATCCAGAGTCTTACACAGAAAGTGAGAGAACTGGAGGTGGAACTACATGAAGACAAGAGACAAACTGTAGATGATACCATGGAAACGCCAAACAAG CCTTCATTTGCCTGCTTTCAAGAGGGCAAAGAAGACAACAGGAAGGAGCAAGCAGCCAAACTCATCCAGAGCCAGTGGAAGGCATACAGAAACAAG AAAGAAGAAATTGCTCTGGATCAG GCGGCTGTTGTGATTCAGGCAGCTTTCAGAGGACATTTAGCTCGGCAGAAATTGTTATTGAGTAACACACTCGGTCGAAAATCTCCCACCGTGCATAGCCTTGGAAATAAG GGCCCCAACATGTCTCACGGGTCCAGCTCTTTGAGCTTGTCTTCTGACttcaaggaggaagaagaggttgTGACATTCATCCAATCAGTTTTCAGGGCTCACTTAGCACGTAAAGGACAGCATGAGGAAAG GCCCTCTGTCTCCGGAGCTTCAAGTGAAAGAACATTCCCTGCTGTTTCCAATAGGAAGAAGAAACAAATCTCACCAGCACTCAGCAAACCTTTCCCTTCAGCCTTCACATCAACCTCTCCTG ATGATGAAGACAATGAAGTGACCAGTGAAGAAGTTGTGGAAGAACTTACTgctgaagggagagagaggagatcaAGGGAACGCAAACTTTCCTCCTTGCAGCCCTCTTCTG GGTGA
- the IQCE gene encoding IQ domain-containing protein E isoform X1 encodes MSLATSEAATEGELGDDSLSAVTYESDTEMKQKKKTSHKPPKSPKSPYISSTYLYPKKAAVWRSLKGTGRSLKENPMVKTPRQMWLGSLKQAGMSQPLKSDFDVTQARTNLSSSTPEYLKEALGMKKPKHARSSSNGYIPGTPDYKEKEDMYDEIIELKKTIQAQKSEGDRMKTKIRRLEEENNRKDRQIEQLLDPSRGSDFAQTLAEKNNTKWVINGLKQKILKLEQQCKERDNTINKFQTHVKTTNLEEMRIAMETYYEEVHLIHRLQTLLAKSEDVGKKSVPENRESQKQLKVLNAAVLRLSKNIKELQDENKSLKADLDQVLSSSPASSKTKNYNEWSRQRLVRRISELEKEVHEMENNRLQSSANDTSPLPALPPSASVQLDQPATQEPDPLEECQRLRGLVKKLKGDRSALQNQLASKYSEVKQLQQAKTELERELQEMEKEKSEKEETLREEIQSLTQKVRELEVELHEDKRQTVDDTMETPNKPSFACFQEGKEDNRKEQAAKLIQSQWKAYRNKKEEIALDQAAVVIQAAFRGHLARQKLLLSNTLGRKSPTVHSLGNKGPNMSHGSSSLSLSSDFKEEEEVVTFIQSVFRAHLARKGQHEERPSVSGASSERTFPAVSNRKKKQISPALSKPFPSAFTSTSPDDEDNEVTSEEVVEELTAEGRERRSRERKLSSLQPSSVMSSQNQLQPTLSPHSDEAHSDDSDDSVVSPSLLVKKNYSHF; translated from the exons AATCTCCATATATCTCCAGCACATACCTGTATCCTAAAAAGGCTGCAGTTTGGAGGTCCTTGAAGGGAACAGGGAGGTCCTTGAAGGAGAACCCAATGGTTAAAACACCAAGGCAGATGTGGCTAGGATCTCTGAAGCAAG CTGGTATGAGCCAGCCCCTGAAATCAGACTTTGATGTGACGCAGGCACGGACTAACCTTTCCAGCAGCACTCCAGAATATCTAAAGGAAGCTCTAGGCATGAAAAAGCCAAAGCATGCTCGTTCTTCTAGCAATG GCTACATCCCTGGAACACCTGActacaaagaaaaggaagataTGTATGATGAGATTATTGAACTGAAAAAG aCAATACAGGCTCAGAAAAGCGAGGGGGATCGGATGAAAACAAAGATCCGACGACTGGAGGAGGAGAATAACAGGAAGGATCGACAAATTGAGCAGCTGTTGGATCCTTCCAGA GGCTCTGATTTTGCCCAGACTTTGGCGGAGAAGAACAATACTAAATGG GTAATCAATGGACTGAAGCAGAAGATTCTCAAGCTGGAACAGCAATGCAAAGAGAGAGACAACACTATCAA CAAATTCCAGACACATGTGAAGACCACTAATTTGGAAGAGATGAGGATTGCTATGGAGACCTACTATGAGGAGGTACATCTG ATTCATCGTCTCCAAACTCTGCTGGCAAAATCTGAAGATGTGGGGAAAAA ATCCGTTCCAGAGAACAGAGAATCCCAGAAACAGCTGAAGGTGCTGAATGCTGCTGTTCTGCGATTATCCAAGAACATCAAGGAGCTACAGGATGAAAATAAGAGCCTGAAAGCAGATCTAGACCAAGTGCTGAGCAGTTCCCCTGCTTCCAGCAAAACAAAAA ATTACAATGAGTGGAGCAGACAGAGGCTGGTGAGACGGATTTCAGAACTGGAAAAA GAAGTACATGAGATGGAGAACAACAGATTGCAGTCATCAGCTAATGATACATCACCACTGCCTGCTCTGCCACCTTCAGCTTCTGTACAGCTGGATCAGCCAGCCACTCAAGAACCTGATCCCCTTGAAGAATGTCAGCGTCTCCGAGGGTTGGTGAAGAAACTGAAAGGTGATAGGAGTGCACTTCAAAATCAACTGGCCAGTAAATA TTCAGAGGTGAAGCAATTACAGCAAGCAAAGACTGAATTGGAGAGGGAGCTGCAGGAGATGGAGAAAGAAAAGAGTGAAAAAGAGGAGACTTTGAG GGAGGAAATCCAGAGTCTTACACAGAAAGTGAGAGAACTGGAGGTGGAACTACATGAAGACAAGAGACAAACTGTAGATGATACCATGGAAACGCCAAACAAG CCTTCATTTGCCTGCTTTCAAGAGGGCAAAGAAGACAACAGGAAGGAGCAAGCAGCCAAACTCATCCAGAGCCAGTGGAAGGCATACAGAAACAAG AAAGAAGAAATTGCTCTGGATCAG GCGGCTGTTGTGATTCAGGCAGCTTTCAGAGGACATTTAGCTCGGCAGAAATTGTTATTGAGTAACACACTCGGTCGAAAATCTCCCACCGTGCATAGCCTTGGAAATAAG GGCCCCAACATGTCTCACGGGTCCAGCTCTTTGAGCTTGTCTTCTGACttcaaggaggaagaagaggttgTGACATTCATCCAATCAGTTTTCAGGGCTCACTTAGCACGTAAAGGACAGCATGAGGAAAG GCCCTCTGTCTCCGGAGCTTCAAGTGAAAGAACATTCCCTGCTGTTTCCAATAGGAAGAAGAAACAAATCTCACCAGCACTCAGCAAACCTTTCCCTTCAGCCTTCACATCAACCTCTCCTG ATGATGAAGACAATGAAGTGACCAGTGAAGAAGTTGTGGAAGAACTTACTgctgaagggagagagaggagatcaAGGGAACGCAAACTTTCCTCCTTGCAGCCCTCTTCTG TCATGTCCTCCCAGAACCAGTTGCAGCCCACACTCTCTCCGCATTCGGATGAGGCTCACTCAGACGATTCGGATGATAGTGTAGTCTCTCCATCGCTGCTGGTGAAGAAAAATTACTCCCACTTCTAG